In Mytilus edulis chromosome 6, xbMytEdul2.2, whole genome shotgun sequence, the following proteins share a genomic window:
- the LOC139529126 gene encoding uncharacterized protein codes for MAENTSKSFKEGELSSTDQDGYSSESRRKRMRRSSFSSPPRSHLPQKVSSWKRHHASRIGIHFAKQYVQGLDGLKPHIKKTLNNLTKEQTEYVNIVMEYLTFNFVLKDFVGFPQEIVREIDKIIEKLSQDDLQILQEEEIKEEANTGLLENLKGDDLPNMQLEDIVSHVVKLLAHKARSEISKKAFKRVTPIINVQKFIYHIKKFIDDIIRYNLVKKSRLGVPEGLLKQFFGKFAELCCLEVEFCNQANQSVWENLDGIEKVTSEPDLRLYKCGFKNEYKGEMISVIEVKPSDEDFDSNEPPKKKYKGSPRGSATDIYSSAENSDAIELDLHDSVLGQHAGELLLDLHREFINKEANHYEEDRKINMLGMIVNGTYVYLTVLDMTWKHYQKLRNNKILDDNDKATIYYTHARNILQERSRRVLIGEFLRLNNMEMA; via the exons ATGGCTGAAAACACATCGAAATCGTTTAAAGAAGGCGAGCTAAGCAGTACAGATCAAGATGGATATTCATCAGAATCAAGGAGAAAACGGATGAGACGGTCATCGTTTTCTAGTCCCCCGAGGTCCCATTTACCACAAAAAGTATCTTCTTGGAAACGGCACCATGCTTCAAGGATTGGAATTCATTTTGCCAAGCAATATGTGCAGGGACTAGACGGGTTGAAACCACAcattaaaaaaactttgaataatcTCACAAAGGAGCAAACTGAATATGTGAATATTGTTATGGAATATCTaactttcaattttgttttaaaagattttgttgGATTTCCTCAAGAGATAGTCCGAGAAATTGACAAGATTATTGAAAAACTAAGCCAAGATGACCTGCAGATTCTTCAAGAAGAAGA AATAAAAGAGGAAGCTAATActggtcttttggaaaatttaaAAGGAGATGACTTGCCAAATATGCAGCTTGAAGATATTGTTAGTCATGTAGTAAAGCTTTTAGCACACAAAGCAAGATCAGA aatttcAAAAAAAGCTTTCAAAAGAGTGACACCAATAATTAATGTGCAGAAGTTTATTTACCACATTAAGAAATTTATAGATGATATAATACGTTACAATCTGGTGAAGAAATCAAGGTTGGGTGTACCTGAAGGATTGTTAAAACAGTTTTTTGGTAAATTTGCAGAACTATGTTGCTTAGAGGTAGA attttgtaaTCAAGCTAACCAATCTGTTTGGGAAAATTTAGATGGAATAGAAAAGGTTACCTCTGAACCAGATCTGAGACTTTATAAGTGTGGATTTAAAAATGAGTACAAAGGAGAAATGATATCAGTTATTGAG GTAAAGCCCAGTGATGAAGATTTTGACAGTAATGAACcaccaaaaaagaaatataaaggcAGTCCTAGAGGATCAGCTACAGATATATATAGTTCAGCAGAGAACAGTGATGCAATAGAGTTGGATTTACATGACTCTGTGCTTGGACAGCATGCTGGGGAGCTTTTGTTAGATCTGCACAGAGAATTTATCAATAAGGAGGCAAATCATTATGAAGaagatagaaaaataaatatgctaGGCATGATTGTTAATGGTACATAT GTTTACTTGACTGTGTTAGATATGACATGGAAACACTATCAGAAGTTAAGGAATAACAAAATACTGGATGATAATGATAAAGCTACTATCTATTATACCCATGCAAGAAATATCCTGCAGGAAAGGTCTCGAAGAGTTTTAATAGGAGAGTTTCTGAGACTCAACAACATGGAGATGGCTTGA